Proteins from a genomic interval of Chanodichthys erythropterus isolate Z2021 chromosome 8, ASM2448905v1, whole genome shotgun sequence:
- the LOC137024574 gene encoding uncharacterized protein codes for MSIDGQAVDTQEEAETALIDVSNIERHNKTKIYKNHQNIEKRLAQNHIESLASEASEYVKPTSVFEVDVEVNLVQEQNCACEEEKGLKNAPEQQSSSPKRRRKQPPTQNCAANANQAKADLVSTPSEVSIISAAAVEELHHLRSYYSKQLRRINYISQEHLQSSQPGMLTCMREPFKSLRFPSRTTIARGARNLWTRVSMRRKLIQ; via the exons ATGTCTATT GATGGTCAAGCAGTTGATACACAAGAGGAAGCAGAGACAGCATTGATTGATGTCTCCAACATTGAGAgacataacaaaacaaaaatttatAAGAATCACCAAAACATAGAGAAGAGACTCGCTCAAAACCACATTGAAAGTCTTGCTTCAGAAGCAAGTGAGTATGTAAAGCCAACCTCCGTATTTGAGGTTGATGTCGAGGTCAACCTCGTACAAGAACAGAATTGTGCTTGTGAAGAAGAAAAGGGTCTTAAAAATGCCCCCGAACAGCAATCATCTTCACCGAAAAGGAGGCGAAAACAACCGCCAACTCAGAACTGTGCTGCTAATGCTAACCAAGCGAAAGCAGATCTGGTTAGCACCCCTTCTGAGGTGTCTATCATCTCTGCAGCTGCTGTAGAGGAGCTACACCATCTGCGCAGTTACTATAGCAAACAGTTAAGAAGAATCAACTACATTTCCCAAGAGCACTTGCAAAGCTCCCAGCCTGGGATGCTGACATGTATGAGGGAGCCCTTCAAAAGCCTCCGTTTCCCTTCAAGGACAACCATAGCCAGAGGTGCCAGGAATTTATGGACTCGTGTTAGTATGAGGAGAAAGCTCATACAGTGA